Proteins encoded together in one Stutzerimonas stutzeri window:
- a CDS encoding LysR substrate-binding domain-containing protein, producing MAVPRMPPLYALRAFEVAARFGSFTQAAQSLFITQSAVSRHVKTLEEHLDCQLFERHGSRLVLTDAGRLLAQELKIGFRTIENACVAVTRQRGALRLKAPSTLTMRWLLGALNAFQLAHPQNRVQLTSAWMDLDAVDFHSEPFDCAILLGNGGFPADWRRVKLFDEWLVPVCAPELLGAAPWSTEQLAAAELIHPSRDCRDWRRWLQRTGRVDEVAWQQGKLFDTLELGISAAAQGHGVSIGDLALVGAELQRGSLVLPLRQAVRSGDSYYLVWPGGGSESATLARMRDYLLEHLPDVTRQGVELLD from the coding sequence ATGGCAGTACCGCGCATGCCGCCTCTGTATGCGCTACGTGCGTTCGAGGTGGCGGCGCGCTTCGGCTCGTTCACCCAGGCGGCGCAGAGCCTGTTCATCACCCAGAGTGCGGTAAGCCGGCACGTGAAGACGCTGGAGGAGCATCTGGATTGCCAGCTGTTCGAGCGACATGGCTCGCGGCTGGTGCTGACCGATGCCGGCCGCCTGCTGGCGCAGGAGCTGAAGATCGGTTTCCGTACCATCGAGAACGCCTGCGTCGCGGTGACGCGCCAGCGCGGCGCGCTTCGCCTCAAGGCGCCTTCGACGCTGACCATGCGCTGGCTGCTCGGCGCGCTGAACGCCTTTCAGCTGGCGCATCCGCAGAATCGTGTGCAGCTCACCAGCGCCTGGATGGATCTGGACGCGGTGGATTTCCACAGCGAGCCGTTCGACTGCGCGATCCTGCTGGGCAATGGCGGTTTTCCGGCCGACTGGCGCCGGGTCAAGCTGTTCGACGAATGGCTGGTGCCGGTCTGCGCGCCGGAACTGCTCGGCGCGGCGCCCTGGAGCACCGAGCAGCTGGCGGCGGCCGAGCTGATTCACCCGTCGCGTGACTGCCGTGACTGGCGGCGCTGGCTGCAGCGCACCGGGCGCGTGGATGAGGTCGCCTGGCAGCAGGGCAAACTGTTCGACACCCTCGAACTGGGCATCTCCGCCGCCGCCCAGGGCCATGGCGTGTCGATCGGCGATCTGGCCCTGGTCGGTGCCGAACTGCAGCGCGGCAGCCTGGTGCTGCCACTGCGTCAGGCGGTGCGCTCCGGCGACAGCTATTACCTGGTGTGGCCAGGCGGTGGCAGCGAGTCGGCGACGCTTGCGCGCATGCGCGACTACCTGCTCGAACACCTGCCGGATGTGACCCGCCAGGGCGTCGAACTGTTGGATTGA
- a CDS encoding TauD/TfdA family dioxygenase: MHNDHYETLLARAVTKGALQHEQIGDILNFRLFGNKRGYLTLENLPVGDIPPTPPSREQLNKPDESSERLLLQATALLGEPIGYLQESDGCIVNNFFPLQTQSRAANSDSFDTELDLHTENAFHAVVPDYLVLLCLRQDPAAEAVTYIASIERILERLTFEEQAFFLTEPYNFLSDYGPTGKNQRIDINRHQTILYGDPDAPFFRFDPQFMLAFSSRAQQLMDKLRNIAWEVVEPVRLNRGDMLIIDNRRTAHARSPFSARFDGSDRWIQRAFAITNPNFYAERLGKRSRVFGLVTEL, from the coding sequence ATGCACAACGATCATTACGAGACGCTTCTGGCCCGCGCCGTGACCAAGGGCGCGCTGCAGCATGAGCAGATCGGCGATATCCTCAATTTCAGGCTGTTCGGCAACAAGCGCGGCTACCTGACACTGGAAAACCTGCCGGTCGGCGATATCCCGCCCACCCCGCCCAGCCGCGAACAGCTGAACAAGCCCGACGAGAGCAGCGAACGCCTGTTGCTGCAGGCGACGGCGCTGCTGGGCGAGCCGATCGGCTACCTGCAGGAGTCCGATGGCTGCATCGTCAACAACTTCTTCCCGCTGCAGACGCAGTCCCGAGCGGCGAACTCCGACAGCTTCGACACCGAACTGGATCTGCACACCGAAAACGCCTTCCACGCCGTGGTACCGGACTATCTGGTGCTGCTCTGCCTGCGCCAGGACCCCGCCGCCGAAGCGGTGACCTACATCGCCTCCATCGAGCGCATCCTCGAGCGTCTGACCTTCGAAGAGCAGGCCTTCTTCCTCACCGAGCCGTACAACTTCCTGTCCGACTACGGCCCCACCGGCAAGAACCAGCGCATCGACATCAACCGCCACCAGACCATCCTCTATGGCGATCCGGACGCGCCCTTCTTTCGTTTCGACCCGCAGTTCATGCTGGCTTTCAGCAGCCGCGCCCAGCAGCTGATGGACAAGCTGCGCAACATCGCCTGGGAAGTGGTCGAGCCCGTGCGCCTGAACCGCGGCGACATGCTGATCATCGACAACCGCCGCACCGCCCACGCGCGCAGCCCCTTCAGCGCGCGCTTCGATGGCAGCGACCGCTGGATCCAGCGCGCCTTCGCCATCACCAATCCCAACTTCTACGCCGAGCGGCTGGGCAAGCGCAGCCGCGTATTCGGCCTGGTGACCGAACTATGA
- a CDS encoding LysE family translocator, with translation MNATYLAFAAAVALLIASPGPVVALVVADARRRWPLWTILGGAVSAQILMIAALVMIYLALDLDPLVLEAGQILGGLYLIWLGCDGLCGGGGETTTPRRSEAHYFWRAMAVGLSNPKDILFFLAFLPGFILPAQPFAPQATVLIVIWLVIDLSILLAYSLLSRRLAGEGLVQRLLDILPNYFLIGLGLVSCTLGLSRLLQ, from the coding sequence ATGAACGCCACCTACCTCGCCTTCGCCGCCGCGGTCGCACTGCTGATCGCCTCCCCCGGACCGGTGGTCGCCCTGGTGGTGGCCGACGCCCGCCGCCGCTGGCCGCTGTGGACCATCCTCGGCGGCGCCGTGTCGGCGCAGATTTTGATGATCGCCGCGCTGGTGATGATCTACCTCGCACTGGACCTCGACCCGCTGGTGCTCGAGGCCGGGCAGATCCTCGGCGGGCTCTACCTGATCTGGCTGGGCTGCGACGGCCTCTGCGGCGGCGGCGGCGAAACCACCACGCCGCGCCGCAGCGAGGCGCACTACTTCTGGCGAGCCATGGCGGTGGGCCTGTCCAATCCAAAGGACATCCTGTTCTTCCTCGCCTTCCTGCCCGGCTTCATCCTGCCGGCGCAGCCGTTCGCTCCGCAGGCCACGGTCCTTATCGTGATCTGGCTGGTGATCGATCTGAGCATCCTGCTCGCCTACAGCCTGCTGTCGCGCCGCCTGGCCGGCGAGGGGCTGGTTCAGCGGTTGCTGGATATCCTGCCCAACTACTTCCTCATCGGCCTGGGCCTGGTGTCCTGCACCCTGGGGCTGTCCCGCCTGCTGCAGTAA
- a CDS encoding ArsR/SmtB family transcription factor, translating into MSLRFPQIRYDASDQLAALCKAGGDALRLNVLRVLASDSFGVLELAQIFAIGQSGMSHHLKVLTQAGLLATRREGNAVFYRRSLAQLDSPGGRLHAALLEEADRLELPREIDARIAAVHAQRSAASEDFFARMADSFQARQDLIAGLPQYRDSVVALLDALNFDAEATALEVGPGDGSFLPELARRFARVVALDNSPAMLDLARAHCEQTGLGNVELRLADALHDDCPAADCVVLNMVLHHLAAPGEAMKQLARLVKAGGSLLITELCSHNQSWAREACGDLWLGFEQDDLARWADAAGLTPGESLYIGLKNGFQIQARHFSRPAPDDRLTHR; encoded by the coding sequence ATGAGCCTGCGCTTTCCTCAGATCCGTTACGACGCCAGCGACCAGCTCGCCGCCCTGTGCAAGGCCGGCGGCGATGCGCTGCGCCTGAACGTGCTGCGCGTGCTGGCCAGCGACTCCTTCGGCGTGCTCGAGCTGGCGCAGATCTTTGCCATCGGCCAGTCGGGGATGAGCCATCATCTCAAGGTACTCACCCAGGCCGGCCTGCTGGCCACCCGGCGCGAAGGCAACGCGGTGTTCTACCGACGCAGCCTGGCGCAGCTCGACAGCCCTGGCGGCCGGCTGCACGCGGCATTGCTGGAGGAAGCGGACCGACTGGAACTGCCACGCGAGATCGACGCCCGCATCGCCGCCGTACATGCCCAGCGCAGCGCCGCCAGCGAGGATTTCTTCGCGCGCATGGCCGACAGTTTCCAGGCCCGCCAGGACCTGATCGCCGGCCTGCCACAGTACCGCGACAGCGTGGTGGCCCTGCTCGACGCGCTGAACTTCGACGCCGAAGCCACGGCGCTGGAAGTCGGCCCCGGCGACGGCAGCTTCCTGCCGGAACTGGCCCGGCGCTTCGCCCGGGTGGTGGCGCTGGACAACAGCCCGGCGATGCTCGACCTGGCCCGCGCCCATTGCGAACAGACCGGGCTCGGCAACGTCGAACTCAGGCTGGCCGACGCCTTGCACGATGACTGCCCGGCGGCCGACTGCGTGGTACTGAACATGGTCCTGCATCACCTGGCTGCGCCGGGTGAGGCAATGAAACAACTGGCGCGGCTGGTAAAGGCGGGCGGCAGCCTGCTGATCACCGAGCTGTGCAGCCACAACCAGAGTTGGGCCAGGGAGGCCTGCGGCGATCTCTGGTTGGGCTTCGAACAGGACGATCTGGCCCGTTGGGCCGATGCCGCGGGGCTCACGCCCGGCGAGAGCCTCTACATTGGCTTGAAGAACGGTTTTCAGATCCAGGCCCGGCACTTTTCCCGGCCCGCTCCTGACGACCGACTCACCCACCGGTAA
- the metK gene encoding methionine adenosyltransferase, with the protein MSEYSIFTSESVSEGHPDKIADQISDAVLDAIIAEDKHARVACETLVKTGVAIVAGEVTTSAWVDLEQLVRDVIVDIGYNSSEVGFDGATCGIINIIGKQSVDIAQGVDRTKPEDQGAGDQGLMFGYASNETDVLMPAPIRFSHALVERQAEARKNGLLPWLRPDAKSQVTCRYENGQVVGIDAVVLSTQHNPDVKQSDLREAVMELIIKHSLPAELLHKDTQYHINPTGQFVIGGPVGDCGLTGRKIIVDTYGGMARHGGGAFSGKDPSKVDRSAAYAGRYVAKNIVAAGLADRCEIQVSYAIGVAQPTSISLNTFGTGKLGDDKIIALVREHFDLRPYAITRMLDLLHPMYRATAAYGHFGRTPYEMTVGADTFTAFTWEKTDKADALRAAAGL; encoded by the coding sequence ATGAGCGAATACTCGATTTTCACCTCCGAGTCCGTGTCCGAAGGGCATCCGGACAAGATCGCCGATCAGATCTCCGATGCGGTGCTCGACGCCATCATCGCCGAGGACAAGCACGCCCGCGTGGCCTGCGAAACCCTGGTCAAGACCGGTGTAGCCATCGTCGCCGGTGAAGTGACCACCAGCGCCTGGGTCGATCTGGAGCAGCTGGTCCGCGACGTCATCGTCGACATCGGCTACAACAGCTCGGAAGTCGGTTTCGACGGCGCCACCTGCGGCATCATCAACATCATCGGCAAGCAGTCGGTGGACATCGCCCAGGGCGTCGACCGCACCAAGCCGGAAGACCAGGGTGCCGGCGACCAGGGCCTGATGTTCGGCTATGCCAGCAACGAGACCGACGTACTGATGCCGGCGCCGATCCGTTTCTCCCACGCCCTGGTCGAGCGCCAGGCCGAGGCGCGCAAGAACGGCCTGCTTCCGTGGCTGCGTCCGGACGCCAAGAGCCAGGTCACCTGCCGCTACGAGAACGGCCAGGTGGTCGGCATCGACGCCGTGGTGCTGTCGACCCAGCACAACCCCGACGTCAAGCAGAGCGATCTGCGCGAAGCGGTGATGGAGCTGATCATCAAGCACAGCCTGCCGGCCGAGCTGCTGCACAAGGACACCCAGTACCACATCAACCCGACCGGCCAGTTCGTCATCGGCGGCCCGGTAGGCGACTGCGGCCTGACCGGACGCAAGATCATCGTCGACACCTACGGCGGCATGGCCCGTCACGGCGGCGGCGCCTTCTCCGGCAAGGACCCGTCCAAGGTCGACCGCAGCGCTGCCTACGCCGGACGCTACGTCGCCAAGAACATCGTTGCCGCCGGTCTCGCCGATCGCTGCGAGATCCAGGTGTCCTATGCCATCGGCGTGGCGCAGCCGACGTCCATCTCGCTGAACACCTTCGGCACCGGCAAGCTCGGCGATGACAAGATCATCGCCCTGGTGCGCGAGCACTTCGATCTGCGCCCCTATGCGATCACCCGCATGCTCGACCTGCTGCACCCGATGTATCGCGCCACCGCCGCCTACGGCCACTTCGGCCGCACCCCCTACGAGATGACGGTGGGTGCCGACACCTTCACCGCCTTCACCTGGGAGAAGACCGACAAGGCCGACGCCCTGCGCGCCGCCGCCGGGCTGTAA
- a CDS encoding ABC transporter permease — protein sequence MNVYAIRAIYLFELARTWRTLLQSIATPVISTSLYFVVFGSAIGARMEAMHGIPYGAFIIPGLIMMALLSESISNASFGIYMPRYSGTIYEVLSAPVSYVEIVIGYVGAAATKSLILGVIILLTARLFVDYEIQHPLMMALFLVLTAVTFCLFGFIIGIWADGWEKLQIVPALIVTPLAFLGGSFYSIEMLPPLWQKITLFNPVVYLISGFRWSFYGVSDISVGISLAMILGFLAACLLAVWWIFKTGYRLKN from the coding sequence ATGAATGTTTACGCGATCCGCGCGATCTACCTGTTCGAACTGGCGCGCACCTGGCGCACCCTGCTGCAGAGCATCGCCACCCCGGTGATCTCCACCTCGCTGTACTTCGTGGTGTTCGGCTCGGCCATCGGCGCGCGCATGGAGGCCATGCACGGCATCCCCTACGGCGCCTTCATCATTCCCGGCCTGATCATGATGGCGCTGCTTTCCGAGAGCATCTCCAACGCCTCGTTCGGCATCTACATGCCGCGCTACTCGGGGACCATCTACGAGGTGCTGTCGGCGCCGGTGTCCTATGTCGAGATCGTCATCGGCTACGTTGGCGCAGCAGCGACCAAATCGCTGATTCTCGGCGTGATCATCCTGCTTACCGCGCGCCTGTTCGTCGATTATGAGATCCAGCATCCGCTGATGATGGCGCTGTTCCTGGTGCTGACGGCGGTTACTTTCTGCCTGTTCGGGTTCATCATCGGCATCTGGGCCGACGGCTGGGAGAAGCTGCAGATCGTCCCGGCGCTGATCGTCACGCCTTTGGCTTTTCTCGGCGGGAGCTTCTACTCCATCGAGATGCTGCCGCCGCTGTGGCAGAAGATCACGCTGTTCAACCCGGTGGTGTACCTGATCAGCGGCTTCCGCTGGAGCTTCTACGGCGTCTCGGACATCAGTGTCGGCATCAGCCTGGCGATGATCCTCGGCTTTCTCGCCGCCTGCCTGCTGGCGGTGTGGTGGATCTTCAAGACCGGCTATCGGTTGAAGAACTGA
- a CDS encoding ABC transporter ATP-binding protein codes for MYPVIAIEQLTKTYASGHPALKRIDLEIRKGEIFALLGPNGAGKTTLISIICGIVNPGGGRVVVDGHDIVQDYRAARSKIGLVPQELFNEGFESVWATVRFSRGLFGKAPDDSFLEKLLRDLSLWDKRNARILELSGGMKRRVMIAKALSHEPSILFLDEPTAGVDVELRRDMWEMVRGLRERGVTIILTTHYIEEAEEMADRIGVISKGEIILVEDKHVLMHKLGKKQLTLHLQRPLTAIPEELAGYPLELTDAGNQLVFTFDAQHEDTGIAELLKRLAAHGIDFKDLQSSQSSLEEIFVNLVHGR; via the coding sequence GTGTACCCAGTGATCGCCATCGAGCAGCTCACCAAGACCTACGCGTCCGGACATCCCGCGCTCAAACGCATCGACCTCGAGATCCGCAAGGGCGAGATCTTCGCCCTGCTCGGACCCAACGGCGCCGGCAAGACCACGCTGATCAGCATCATCTGCGGCATCGTCAACCCCGGCGGCGGCCGCGTAGTGGTCGACGGCCACGACATCGTCCAGGACTACCGCGCAGCCCGCTCGAAGATCGGCCTGGTGCCGCAGGAGCTGTTCAACGAGGGGTTCGAGAGCGTCTGGGCGACGGTGCGTTTTTCGCGCGGGCTGTTTGGCAAGGCGCCGGACGATTCGTTCCTCGAGAAACTGTTGCGCGATTTGTCCCTGTGGGACAAGCGCAATGCCCGGATTCTGGAACTCTCCGGTGGCATGAAGCGCCGCGTGATGATCGCCAAGGCACTGTCCCACGAGCCATCAATCCTGTTCCTCGACGAGCCCACCGCTGGCGTCGATGTCGAGCTGCGCCGGGACATGTGGGAGATGGTCCGCGGCCTGCGCGAACGGGGCGTGACCATCATCCTCACCACCCACTACATCGAGGAGGCCGAAGAGATGGCCGACCGCATCGGGGTGATCAGCAAGGGCGAGATCATCCTCGTCGAGGACAAGCATGTGCTGATGCACAAGCTCGGCAAGAAGCAGCTGACCCTGCACCTGCAGCGCCCGTTGACGGCGATCCCGGAAGAGCTGGCCGGCTATCCGCTGGAGCTGACCGATGCCGGCAACCAGCTGGTGTTCACCTTCGATGCCCAGCACGAGGACACCGGCATCGCCGAGCTGCTCAAGCGCCTGGCCGCCCACGGCATCGACTTCAAGGACCTGCAGTCGAGCCAGAGCTCGCTGGAGGAAATCTTCGTCAACCTCGTTCACGGTCGCTGA
- a CDS encoding ferric reductase-like transmembrane domain-containing protein yields MRQIKLTYVALFVGLTLLWLLVDSFVMAHYQIWPLRKVMVHYSGVLGIAAMSVAVILAARPRRFERFFDGLDKTYRLHKWLGISALVIAIFHWGWGQIPKWLVGFGWLERPARRAGEGQVHEGIFALLQRFRGIAETIGEWAFYAAVILIVLALVKRFPYRWFFRTHRWLALVYLALVVHAVVLTPPDYWTSPLGLVLAVLMAAGSLAACISLLRRIGRKHQVVGRIESLTHHRDNRVLRVDIKLDGAWPGHKAGQFAFVTFDDKEGPHPFSLSSAWCNDGRLAFSIKGLGDYTRTLPQTLKVGDPVKVEGPYGCFDFHSRKPRQIWVAGGIGIAPFIGRLQALADSGNGDNVDFFYCTSAPDQGFIERIRELAERARVRLHVLVASEGGRLTPERLRQLAPQWQDSDVWFCGPAGFGLDLSRDLQRRGLPARDFHQELFNMR; encoded by the coding sequence ATGAGACAGATAAAACTCACCTACGTCGCGCTGTTCGTCGGACTGACGCTGCTCTGGCTGCTGGTCGACAGCTTCGTCATGGCGCATTACCAGATCTGGCCGCTGCGCAAGGTGATGGTGCACTACAGCGGTGTGCTCGGCATTGCCGCGATGAGCGTGGCGGTGATACTGGCGGCGCGGCCACGGCGCTTCGAACGCTTCTTCGACGGCCTGGACAAGACCTATCGGCTGCACAAGTGGCTGGGCATCAGCGCCCTGGTGATCGCCATCTTCCACTGGGGCTGGGGCCAGATTCCGAAATGGCTGGTGGGTTTCGGCTGGCTGGAGCGACCGGCTCGGCGCGCCGGCGAGGGCCAGGTTCACGAAGGCATCTTCGCCCTGCTGCAACGCTTTCGCGGCATCGCGGAGACCATCGGCGAGTGGGCCTTCTATGCCGCGGTCATCCTCATCGTGCTGGCACTGGTCAAGCGCTTCCCCTACCGCTGGTTCTTCCGCACCCACCGCTGGCTGGCATTGGTCTACCTGGCGTTGGTGGTGCACGCGGTGGTGCTGACGCCGCCGGATTACTGGACGTCGCCGCTGGGCCTGGTGCTGGCCGTGCTCATGGCCGCCGGCTCGCTGGCCGCCTGCATCTCGCTGCTGCGCCGCATCGGCCGCAAGCATCAGGTGGTAGGCCGCATCGAAAGCCTGACCCATCACCGCGACAACCGCGTGCTGCGTGTCGACATCAAGCTCGATGGCGCCTGGCCGGGACACAAGGCCGGGCAGTTCGCCTTCGTCACCTTCGACGACAAGGAAGGGCCGCACCCCTTCAGCCTCTCCTCGGCCTGGTGCAACGATGGCCGGCTGGCCTTCTCCATCAAGGGCCTCGGCGACTACACCCGCACCCTGCCCCAGACGCTCAAGGTGGGCGACCCGGTGAAGGTGGAAGGTCCCTATGGCTGCTTCGATTTCCACAGCCGCAAGCCGCGGCAGATCTGGGTCGCCGGCGGCATCGGTATCGCGCCGTTCATCGGCCGCCTGCAAGCGCTGGCCGACAGCGGTAACGGGGACAACGTCGACTTCTTCTATTGCACCAGCGCGCCCGACCAGGGCTTCATCGAGCGCATCCGCGAGCTGGCCGAGCGCGCCCGGGTGCGCCTGCATGTGCTGGTCGCCAGCGAAGGCGGGCGGCTGACGCCCGAACGCCTGCGCCAGCTGGCGCCGCAGTGGCAGGACAGTGACGTCTGGTTCTGCGGCCCTGCCGGTTTCGGTCTGGACCTCAGCCGTGACCTGCAGCGGCGCGGCCTGCCGGCGCGGGATTTCCATCAGGAACTGTTCAACATGCGCTGA